The window CGCAAGCGTCAGGGCTTAGTGATGAATGCTCTAAGGGCGGTTGAACTTGAAGGTAAGGTCGATAGCTTAGCCAGCAGTTTGTCGGGTGGACAAAAACAGCGCCTAGCGATTGCTCGAGCCATCGTCAATAAGCCAAAATTAATTTTTGCCGATGAGCCAACTGGCAATCTTGACAGTAATACTGGCGAGTTAATTATTAAATTACTTTTCGACCTCAATAAAAAACTAGGGTGTACATTAATAATCGTGACGCATGACTTGGAGTTAGCACAAAGATGTCGTATGCAAATCCATATGAAAGATGGCGAAATTCAAGATGATATAAAAAAAATAAAGTCAGCTAGCGTAGATCGGGTGGTTAAAAAATGATCCTACGTGACCTAATTAATCGAGCTAGTCGCAGCTTACGTAGTGCAAAAGGGCGCACTATTTTAACGGCCTTAGCGATTGCGGTTGGAACCTTTGCCCTTACTTTAACAATGGCTGCCAGTAATGGTGCTACGGCTTTTGTAAACAAAATCATTGCTGAGAACTTTGATCCATCTGAACTTATTGTGACGGCCGATGAATCGATATTTGGGCGAGGAGATACCACAAAACCACGAGAGTATGATCCAAGTTTTGGTATGGGGGTAGCCAACAGTGGTGCAACCACCCAGGTAAAGCGCCTCACCGAGGAAGACATCACTAAGCTTAAAGCGATTGACGGGGTTGAATCGGTTCGAGAAGATTTGCAAATAAATTTACACTATATTACACGTGAAGGTCAGAAGAAGTATGTAGCTACAGCGGCCACATTTAACCCTGCTCAAAAACCAGAGCTAGTAGCTGGCTCAATACCTCAACCACTTGATGGGGAGCGAGTTTTGCTACCTGAAGGATATATTTCTGCACTGGGTTTTTCAAGCGCCGAAGAAGCAATTGGCAAGACAGTGATTTTTTCAGTTCAAAAACCGTTGTCTCCGGCTGAGATGATGGCTTTAACCACTTCCGGTGCCACCCCAGAAGAAATCGCCAACCAGGCTCAAACTAATTCACAACAATTCGAATATAAAATTGCAGCCGTTATGCGCAAGCCCGTCACTGCCCAGCCTGGTACAGATCTCTACCTCTACATTGGTGCTGATGATGCTCGCAAACTCAATGACATTACAACTGCCGGCACGACAAATTACCGAAAATTTAACTATGTTTTTGTGAAAGTCAAAGACGGCACAAATGAAAAAAGTATGGCTGAGGTGCAGAATAAAATCAAGAATTTGGGCTTTATTTCACAAAGCGTAAAAGAAACTCAGGAGTTTCTTACGAATATCATCGGAGTATTGCAGGGGATTGTAGCTGCCTTTGGGGCAATTGCGATCATTGCATCGGTCTTTGGTATTGTAAATACTATGTATATTTCGGTTTTACAGCGTACGCGTGAGATCGGCCTGATGAAAGCCCTGGGGATGCGCAAGCAAGATATTGGCCATCTTTTCCGGTTTGAAGCAGCTTGGATTGGGTTAATTGGCGGTGTTATTGGCTCATTAACTGCAGTTGTACTGGGCGTAGCTTTAAACCCTTGGATTACGCAAAAAATTAATTTGGGTGAAGGGAATAGTCTACTGATATTTCGTCCCATTGAAATAATTATACTAATTTTGATACTAATGCTAGTTTCCATATTGGCCGGC is drawn from bacterium and contains these coding sequences:
- a CDS encoding ABC transporter ATP-binding protein, with protein sequence MIEVRDVSKTYGKGDNLFTALHKVSLQIPAGTTVAIVGKSGSGKSTLMHIMSGLDRASSGEVVVNRKNLHDMKPRYIDKFRASEMSFIFQAFFVEANQTCYQNVMLPLEIARVARRKRQGLVMNALRAVELEGKVDSLASSLSGGQKQRLAIARAIVNKPKLIFADEPTGNLDSNTGELIIKLLFDLNKKLGCTLIIVTHDLELAQRCRMQIHMKDGEIQDDIKKIKSASVDRVVKK
- a CDS encoding ABC transporter permease — its product is MILRDLINRASRSLRSAKGRTILTALAIAVGTFALTLTMAASNGATAFVNKIIAENFDPSELIVTADESIFGRGDTTKPREYDPSFGMGVANSGATTQVKRLTEEDITKLKAIDGVESVREDLQINLHYITREGQKKYVATAATFNPAQKPELVAGSIPQPLDGERVLLPEGYISALGFSSAEEAIGKTVIFSVQKPLSPAEMMALTTSGATPEEIANQAQTNSQQFEYKIAAVMRKPVTAQPGTDLYLYIGADDARKLNDITTAGTTNYRKFNYVFVKVKDGTNEKSMAEVQNKIKNLGFISQSVKETQEFLTNIIGVLQGIVAAFGAIAIIASVFGIVNTMYISVLQRTREIGLMKALGMRKQDIGHLFRFEAAWIGLIGGVIGSLTAVVLGVALNPWITQKINLGEGNSLLIFRPIEIIILILILMLVSILAGWLPSRKAAKLDPIEALRTE